The nucleotide window CACCTTCTTCCATAAAGCGGTGATTGAGCCGCAGGGGCTGACGCTGCTGTCGCAAATTTCCGGCAGTCAGCACGATCGGGCGGACTATGCGCAGCCAGAGGGCTTTACCAACTGGCAGGAAGTCTCCAGACTGCAGCACTCTTTTCCGGTGAATAGCGATAAACCATGACACAGCTTGCCCAACGTCTTGATCCCCTGACGCTGCCTTTGCAGGGCGAACGGCTTATCGAGGCCTCGGCAGGAACGGGTAAGACCTTTACTATTGGCCTGCTTTATCTGCGTCTGTTGTTAGGGCTGGGGGGCGGCTCGGCTTACTCGCGTCCTCTGTCAGTAGAAGAAATTCTGGTGGTTACCTTTACCGAGGCGGCAACAGCAGAGCTGCGCGGCCGTATCCGGGAGAATATCCATGCCTTACGCATCGCCTGCATCAGGGGCAATACCTCTGACACCATGCTGGCGCAGCTGCTGGAGCAGATCCCCAATCTGACGCAGGCGGCAGCCCTGCTGCTGGCGGCGGAGCGGCAGATGGATGATGCCGGGATTTTCACTATCCACGGCTTTTGCCAGCGGATGCTGAACCTCAATGCCTTTGAGTCCGGCATGCTGTTTGAGCAGCAGCTGATTGAGGATGAACTGCCGCTGCGTCGCCAGGCTATCGCTGATTTCTGGCGGCGTCACTGCTATCCCCTGCCGCTTGCCATTACTCGCGTGATGGCGCAACTGTGGCAGGGGCCGGAACAGCTCCTTGGCACGCTGTCGCCCTGGCTGAACGGCGAGGCGCTTTCGCTGAAGCATCCACCTGATTTGGAAGAAACTTTCACCGAGCGGCATGAGAAGATCATCGCCAGGATCAATCAGCTTAAAGCCGCCTGGGTTGCTGCCGGCGATCTGCACGACCTGATTGCAAAGTCCGGCGTGGACAAGCGCAGCTACAGCAGTAAGCACTTACCTAACTGGCTGGAAAAGCTCTCGCAGTGGGCGGCGGAAGAGACGCAGGATTACAGCTTCCCGAAAGAGCTGGAACGCTTTGGTCAGCGCATACTGCTGGAGAAAACAAAAAAAGGGGAAGCCCCGGCCCATCCGCTGTTTGATGATATCGATCGCTTTCTGGCTGAACCGCTCTCCCTGCGCGAACTGGTTATTGCCCGTGCGCTGAGCGAAGTGCGTTTTGTGACGCAGAAAGAGAAGACGCTGCGTGCGTTGCTGGGGTTTGACGACCTGCTCAGCAGACTCGATAACGCGCTGCAACAGCCCGCTGGCGAAGCGCTGGCTCAGGCGATCCGCACGCGCTATCCGGTTGCGCTAATCGATGAATTTCAGGATACCGACCCGCAGCAGTATCGCATCTTCCGCACGATTTATGGCAAGCAGCCCGAGCATGCGCTGTTACTGATAGGCGACCCGAAGCAGGCTATCTATGCGTTTCGCGGCGCCGATATCTTCACCTATATGAAAGCGCGTAATGAAGTCAGCGCCCACTATACCCTTGAAACCAACTGGCGCTCCTCTCTGGCGATGGTTAACAGCGTTAATCACCTGTTCTCGCAGCTGGAAAACCCTTTTCTGTTTAACGACATTCCCTTTATTAAGGTGCAGCCCGCAGAGGCGAACGCCGCGCTGAGCTTTACGCTGGAAGGCCAGCAGCAGCCCGCGCTGCGTTTCTGGCTGCAGCCGGGGGATGGCGTAGGGGTAAGTGATTACCAACAGTTTATGGCGCGCCAGTGTGCCGCCGAGATTTGTCGCTGGCTGACCGCAGGCCAGCAGGGCAAAGCGCTGATTGGTAAAGCAGAGAAGTGCCGTCCGGTACAGGCATCGGATATCACTATCCTGGTTCGTAGCCGGAACGAAGCCTCGGTGATGCGCGAAGCGCTGAACGGCCTCAACATCCCTTCCGTCTATCTTTCTAACCGCGACAGCGTATTCACTACCCCGGAAGCCCGCGAAATGCTCTGGCTGCTACAGGCAGTGCTGGCGCCGGAGCAGGAAAGGGCGCTGCGCAGCGCGCTGGCAACCAGCATCTTTGGCCTGGACGCGCTGACACTGGATGCGCTGAATCAGGATGAACGCGCCTGGGATGCGCTGGTGGATGAATTTGACCGCTACCGTCAGCGCTGGCTGAAGCGCGGCGTGCTGCCGATGCTGCGCGATCTGATGGTCAACCGGTCGATAGCAGAGAATCTGCTCGCCTCGGAGAGCGGTGAACGACGGCTGACCGATTTCCTGCATCTGGGGGAACTGTTACAGGAAGCCTCTGCTCAGTTGGACAGTGAGCATGCGCTGGT belongs to Erwinia pyri and includes:
- the recB gene encoding exodeoxyribonuclease V subunit beta, which codes for MTQLAQRLDPLTLPLQGERLIEASAGTGKTFTIGLLYLRLLLGLGGGSAYSRPLSVEEILVVTFTEAATAELRGRIRENIHALRIACIRGNTSDTMLAQLLEQIPNLTQAAALLLAAERQMDDAGIFTIHGFCQRMLNLNAFESGMLFEQQLIEDELPLRRQAIADFWRRHCYPLPLAITRVMAQLWQGPEQLLGTLSPWLNGEALSLKHPPDLEETFTERHEKIIARINQLKAAWVAAGDLHDLIAKSGVDKRSYSSKHLPNWLEKLSQWAAEETQDYSFPKELERFGQRILLEKTKKGEAPAHPLFDDIDRFLAEPLSLRELVIARALSEVRFVTQKEKTLRALLGFDDLLSRLDNALQQPAGEALAQAIRTRYPVALIDEFQDTDPQQYRIFRTIYGKQPEHALLLIGDPKQAIYAFRGADIFTYMKARNEVSAHYTLETNWRSSLAMVNSVNHLFSQLENPFLFNDIPFIKVQPAEANAALSFTLEGQQQPALRFWLQPGDGVGVSDYQQFMARQCAAEICRWLTAGQQGKALIGKAEKCRPVQASDITILVRSRNEASVMREALNGLNIPSVYLSNRDSVFTTPEAREMLWLLQAVLAPEQERALRSALATSIFGLDALTLDALNQDERAWDALVDEFDRYRQRWLKRGVLPMLRDLMVNRSIAENLLASESGERRLTDFLHLGELLQEASAQLDSEHALVRWLAQEIAQPNGQSASQQLRLESDRHLVQIVTIHKSKGLQYPLVWLPFVANYREASQGIYHDRQNFQALLDLRDEEESVELAEQERLAEDLRLLYVALTRSIWHCSVGIAPLVKGNRKKEGNTDLHHSALGFLVQKGEAADASQLLSHLQALQNEATEVVLAGTPESTPWQVVRESEQTLTSQQITRALRDEWRVTSYSGLQQHGHAMTLDLLPRLDVDAAGESQPQQMSELTPHTFPRGAAPGTFLHGLFEDLDFTQPINDEWLAEQLLGQGHDPAWLPVMKQWLERILQTPLDDSGVSLSQLPTDKRQVELQFYLPIQRMLTAEALDRLIRRYDPLSAECPPLNFQQVQGMLKGFIDLVFLWQGKYYLLDYKSNWLGASAEDYTPQAMAQAMQSHRYDLQYQLYCLALHRYLRHRLADYDYQHHFGGVFYLFLRGVDGTASENGIYRTRPDAAFIAELDALFAGKEQEDACQG